In Polyangiaceae bacterium, one genomic interval encodes:
- a CDS encoding heme NO-binding domain-containing protein: MQGVILIGIQRFVRERFGADFWRTVEAEANISGRLYLPSQPYPTSEVDAVIASVSRHSGMTVPLVLESVGDYIAPDILGAYAAMVEPQWTLLDVLLRSEAIVERAALKLGIKLANPPLQGRVGSNGEILLAYQNTWRICPLIKGLLRGLGANMDEPVIIDEVRCMSAGGSLCELMVKAERARPGRQRMPSMNGVGPLRTASGERVDRVSSLPPLPSSRPDARSTPGQTLFPPRADRNTPIPPRPEMPAGRPSKLPPAPDISAFDPDVPGFRRR; encoded by the coding sequence GTGCAGGGTGTAATTCTCATTGGTATCCAAAGGTTTGTGCGCGAGCGTTTTGGCGCTGATTTCTGGCGCACGGTGGAGGCCGAGGCGAATATTTCCGGCCGCCTATACCTGCCATCGCAACCGTATCCAACCTCCGAGGTCGATGCGGTCATCGCGAGCGTCTCGCGTCATTCTGGGATGACCGTGCCCCTGGTGCTCGAAAGCGTCGGTGATTATATCGCCCCCGATATCCTCGGCGCATACGCCGCCATGGTCGAGCCTCAATGGACGCTGCTCGATGTGCTGCTACGCAGCGAAGCCATCGTCGAACGAGCGGCGTTGAAGCTCGGAATCAAACTCGCAAATCCGCCCCTTCAGGGTCGCGTCGGTAGCAATGGTGAGATTCTGCTCGCGTACCAAAACACCTGGCGCATCTGCCCGCTCATCAAAGGCCTTTTGCGGGGCCTTGGAGCGAACATGGACGAACCCGTCATCATCGACGAGGTGCGCTGCATGTCGGCCGGAGGCTCGCTCTGCGAGCTCATGGTCAAGGCCGAGCGAGCTCGCCCCGGTCGTCAACGAATGCCTTCGATGAATGGCGTTGGACCCTTGAGAACGGCTTCGGGCGAACGCGTGGATCGGGTATCGTCATTGCCACCGTTACCGTCCTCGCGCCCCGATGCGAGGTCCACGCCCGGACAAACTCTGTTCCCGCCTCGAGCCGACCGGAATACGCCCATCCCGCCGCGCCCTGAAATGCCAGCGGGGCGGCCGTCGAAATTGCCGCCTGCGCCCGACATTTCGGCATTCGATCCAGATGTCCCGGGCTTTCGTCGGCGATAG
- a CDS encoding tetratricopeptide repeat protein: MLAARKSFSSARTISRSLGPALVRLRHLLEPQEFNERVAILDEELVVVETDAERADLLVERARALTSLGNLPEARAAYTKALELVPNHPCALRGKEAVLRQELERGQTKELADQLARHLENMADAYAPQLGKAVGDAVFAAWLHVERASFLDDALTQPQQAAGALEKAVALQPAPGPVRAAFARHYVKHDNPRALCDSLAAEADHEVEDQRASRLLYAAARIGCERLKDLTEGALLLGRAASRAPASASTTRRILAELIRIQEHVGAMDQAIITRMRELTLLTSSHAVAHARVRLSEIHDSLGQAENAAAHAEQALLHDPTDESTRERLDRALQRLGRHERRVEVWVAEANDSRPTAHRVSSLLRAADICERHLRRRDDALAYLRAAWSIHPGDASVFDALSGLLGQPSREPDAAVRARLDLFTLAAQAATEAPRRIALWEKLASIWEEELGQPERALEVLEQVIALDGTRRTTILAMQRNAMRAGDFRRLSRALVAEADLTEDRANARRLLIAAADVCSERMNDRDRALELIDRALEILPSDPDALRARFRLLVRAGRHEQARHALLGLIRRDPANSFGLWVEVARFDEQRLKRPQDAVTALEEASRLRPEHPLPAIEIARLLRSTGDHRRLCESLRTLAKGALASSERVNFLVQAAEVEELMLNDDRAALTTLAAADAASSESMFDASILESMERILVRRRNFDELVKLYTKWLTYQPVPAVDHTIRVALAEVLYRKDKHEAINLLEGLVSVVPNHLPALRRLEHLYRGSRPQKLADALRAQAAATSSVPARTGVLAHLVALEGEVPNEVLLDALSRVVAEKPDDGGAHDAIIRICSRLVADAVAPGAASGAAALLLSSITARKSLMKDSIARAFFQIEEAILVEASAGTDVSRLRVALVGYHDALALWPDSMLAARGLERLAEQLKDRDALITANRALARLVDGSSRRAWHLVRAAQLTAEEPGLLGAALDLYEQALHEDADCDVAVNALARGLTAEPARLVDRLGAALERARKSTQIVLLGMEIGKAVLRHHEAGGASPDPSVGTAAMRRALAVAPDDAAALMLSAKLYSAQRLYSEARDAWQRVVQAARHFEIRVTAYFELSTLYEGPLNDLARAEDSIRAILEDDDTHAIALERLFQIATKRGDRSLAIQALSRLAEASTDPRVRVDVDLRLAEVQREAGDRPSMVRTLCDAIAHGPTDPRPMGVLQRLYRIDTPDGATGYAAALGQVLEIASSRRLPIEPRWLTTLGLLEVTILMRHREGLARLQAAVNMPTAQIDARAAFGRGLEAANRNAEAVQVMREALNADIETLTKMGELSPALASLESALAKDGRAEERLTVEEARGCLGDVKPERITRLRARRIAPEAFPQAALAGPELYRVLVPEAQSPMLSVAAAIAPIAAKALRFELSTLGLSSRERVGSRDNNPVYRLVDRIAKCIGMEGFELYISPNWQGMPRIFPGDPPAIVAHPSVAELPEPEQAFAIGRLLVRAVLGPVWLDELTPEAIDGLLVGSLRALDPTFGARELAPAREPAVQAFAAQVHRAMGRRQRKLLEEILPNATVNYDVRALIAAIRRGENRLGYLLSGDLIAAIDHLCRLDRDVARAAEDPRLVVMHPVTGDLLRYALSAASHTERKRIGTVWTSI; this comes from the coding sequence ATGCTTGCGGCCCGAAAGTCGTTCTCGTCGGCACGAACGATTTCGCGTTCGCTCGGCCCGGCACTCGTGCGCTTGCGTCACTTGCTCGAGCCGCAGGAGTTCAACGAGCGCGTTGCGATTTTGGACGAAGAGCTCGTCGTCGTCGAAACGGATGCCGAGCGTGCGGATTTGCTCGTCGAGCGCGCGCGGGCTCTCACGTCGCTCGGCAACTTGCCCGAAGCGCGAGCGGCCTACACGAAAGCGCTCGAGCTGGTGCCGAATCACCCGTGCGCATTACGCGGCAAAGAGGCGGTTTTGCGGCAAGAGCTCGAACGCGGACAAACCAAAGAGCTCGCCGATCAACTCGCCCGGCACCTCGAAAACATGGCGGATGCGTACGCGCCGCAATTGGGCAAGGCCGTAGGGGATGCGGTATTCGCAGCATGGCTGCACGTCGAGCGAGCTTCGTTCCTCGACGATGCGCTCACGCAACCACAGCAGGCTGCGGGCGCCCTCGAGAAAGCGGTGGCGCTTCAACCTGCGCCAGGGCCGGTGCGTGCAGCATTTGCACGGCACTATGTGAAGCACGACAATCCGCGGGCGCTGTGCGATTCGCTCGCGGCGGAAGCGGACCACGAGGTCGAGGACCAACGCGCATCGCGTTTGCTCTATGCGGCGGCGCGAATCGGTTGCGAACGATTGAAGGATCTGACCGAGGGTGCGTTGCTTCTCGGGCGCGCGGCATCACGCGCACCCGCAAGCGCCTCGACGACGCGCCGCATTTTGGCCGAGCTCATCCGCATCCAGGAGCACGTCGGCGCCATGGATCAAGCCATCATCACGCGCATGCGCGAGCTGACGCTCCTGACGAGCTCGCATGCCGTCGCGCATGCTCGCGTGCGGCTATCGGAGATCCACGATTCTCTCGGCCAGGCGGAAAACGCCGCCGCGCATGCCGAGCAAGCGCTGCTCCACGATCCGACGGACGAATCGACACGCGAACGGCTCGACCGTGCTCTGCAGCGACTTGGTCGACACGAGCGGCGCGTCGAAGTCTGGGTCGCAGAGGCAAACGATAGTCGACCGACGGCACATCGAGTTTCTTCGCTTTTGCGTGCGGCGGACATCTGTGAGCGGCATCTGCGAAGGCGCGACGATGCCCTCGCGTATCTGCGCGCTGCGTGGAGCATTCATCCGGGTGATGCGTCCGTGTTCGATGCATTGTCCGGCCTTCTTGGCCAGCCTTCACGCGAACCGGATGCTGCCGTTCGTGCACGTCTCGACTTGTTCACGCTCGCGGCCCAAGCGGCCACGGAAGCACCGAGGCGGATCGCACTTTGGGAGAAGCTCGCGAGCATCTGGGAAGAAGAGCTGGGGCAGCCCGAACGAGCGCTCGAAGTGCTCGAACAAGTCATCGCGCTCGATGGGACCAGGCGCACGACGATCCTTGCGATGCAGCGAAATGCGATGCGTGCCGGGGATTTTCGACGACTTTCGCGCGCGCTCGTGGCCGAAGCAGATCTGACGGAAGATCGAGCCAACGCGCGACGCCTGCTCATTGCTGCAGCAGACGTGTGCTCGGAGCGGATGAACGATCGCGATCGCGCCCTCGAGCTCATCGACCGTGCCCTCGAAATATTGCCGTCGGATCCGGATGCTCTCCGCGCGCGTTTTCGGCTCCTCGTGCGCGCAGGCCGGCACGAGCAAGCACGGCATGCGCTGCTTGGGCTCATTCGCCGCGACCCAGCAAATTCGTTCGGTTTGTGGGTCGAGGTTGCACGCTTCGACGAGCAGCGTTTGAAGCGTCCTCAAGATGCGGTGACTGCGTTGGAAGAAGCCTCGCGACTGCGCCCGGAGCATCCGCTGCCGGCCATCGAGATTGCGCGCTTGCTTCGCTCGACGGGCGATCACCGGCGGCTCTGCGAGTCGCTTCGGACATTGGCCAAAGGCGCTCTGGCATCGTCCGAAAGGGTGAACTTTTTGGTGCAGGCCGCGGAAGTCGAAGAGCTGATGCTCAACGACGATCGCGCCGCGCTCACGACGCTTGCTGCAGCCGATGCAGCGTCGAGCGAGTCGATGTTCGATGCATCGATCCTCGAGTCGATGGAGCGAATCCTCGTACGTCGTCGCAATTTCGACGAGCTCGTCAAGCTGTACACGAAATGGCTCACGTACCAGCCAGTGCCCGCGGTCGATCACACGATTCGCGTGGCTCTCGCGGAGGTGCTGTACCGGAAAGACAAACACGAAGCCATCAATTTGCTCGAAGGTCTCGTGTCTGTCGTGCCAAACCACCTTCCAGCGCTGCGAAGGCTCGAGCATCTTTATCGAGGCTCACGGCCGCAGAAACTCGCTGATGCATTGCGAGCGCAAGCGGCAGCAACCAGCTCCGTACCCGCGCGCACGGGCGTTCTCGCGCATCTCGTGGCGCTCGAAGGAGAAGTGCCGAACGAAGTGCTGCTCGATGCGCTGAGCCGAGTCGTCGCGGAAAAACCGGACGATGGTGGCGCGCACGATGCGATCATCCGCATCTGCAGTCGCCTCGTCGCCGACGCGGTTGCGCCTGGTGCTGCGAGCGGAGCTGCGGCACTGCTGCTTTCGTCGATCACGGCCCGCAAGTCGCTGATGAAAGACAGCATCGCGCGAGCGTTTTTCCAAATTGAAGAGGCGATCCTGGTCGAGGCCAGCGCAGGGACGGATGTTTCGCGTCTCCGCGTCGCGCTCGTCGGCTATCACGACGCACTCGCGCTTTGGCCCGACAGCATGCTTGCAGCTCGCGGCCTCGAACGGCTTGCGGAGCAGCTCAAGGATCGGGACGCGCTCATCACGGCCAATCGGGCGCTCGCGAGGCTGGTCGATGGATCGTCACGGCGTGCATGGCACCTCGTCCGCGCAGCGCAATTGACGGCCGAAGAGCCCGGCTTGCTCGGAGCCGCGCTCGACTTGTACGAGCAGGCGCTGCACGAGGATGCGGATTGCGACGTCGCCGTGAATGCGCTTGCTCGTGGGCTCACGGCAGAACCGGCGCGCCTCGTCGATAGGCTCGGTGCAGCGCTCGAGCGGGCTCGCAAGTCCACGCAGATCGTTCTGCTCGGCATGGAGATCGGCAAAGCTGTCTTGCGGCATCACGAAGCGGGTGGAGCGTCGCCGGATCCGAGTGTTGGCACGGCAGCGATGCGTCGAGCGCTCGCGGTGGCGCCGGACGATGCAGCGGCGCTCATGCTTTCGGCAAAGCTTTATTCGGCGCAGCGTTTGTATTCCGAAGCGCGAGATGCTTGGCAACGCGTCGTTCAAGCGGCGCGGCATTTCGAGATTCGCGTCACGGCGTATTTCGAGCTCTCGACGCTCTACGAAGGGCCGCTCAATGACTTGGCTCGCGCCGAGGATTCGATTCGAGCCATTCTCGAAGACGACGACACGCACGCCATTGCGCTCGAGCGTCTCTTTCAGATTGCTACGAAGCGAGGCGACCGGTCGCTTGCCATTCAAGCATTGTCGCGACTGGCCGAAGCATCGACGGATCCGCGTGTGCGCGTCGATGTCGATTTGCGATTGGCCGAGGTTCAACGCGAAGCGGGCGACCGACCGAGCATGGTGCGGACGCTATGCGACGCCATTGCACACGGACCTACCGATCCACGACCGATGGGCGTGCTTCAGCGTCTCTATCGAATCGATACACCGGACGGCGCGACGGGATATGCAGCAGCGCTCGGTCAGGTCCTCGAAATCGCATCATCGCGGCGTTTGCCCATTGAACCCAGGTGGCTGACGACGCTCGGACTACTCGAGGTCACCATTCTCATGCGTCATCGCGAGGGCCTTGCGCGCTTGCAAGCGGCGGTCAACATGCCGACCGCGCAGATCGATGCACGAGCGGCTTTCGGTCGCGGTCTCGAAGCGGCCAACCGTAATGCGGAAGCCGTTCAGGTCATGCGCGAGGCGCTCAATGCCGACATCGAGACGCTTACGAAAATGGGCGAGCTGTCCCCTGCCCTCGCGTCGCTCGAATCAGCGCTGGCCAAGGATGGGCGAGCCGAAGAACGACTTACCGTGGAGGAAGCGCGAGGGTGCTTGGGTGATGTGAAACCCGAGCGAATCACGCGTCTTCGCGCGAGGCGGATTGCGCCGGAGGCGTTTCCACAAGCAGCGCTTGCTGGTCCGGAGCTTTATCGAGTGCTCGTGCCAGAAGCCCAAAGTCCGATGCTTTCGGTGGCGGCAGCGATTGCACCGATTGCCGCAAAGGCATTGCGATTCGAATTGAGCACGCTTGGTCTCTCGTCACGCGAACGAGTCGGCTCACGCGACAACAATCCCGTGTATCGCCTGGTGGATCGCATTGCCAAGTGTATTGGTATGGAAGGCTTCGAGCTTTACATATCGCCGAATTGGCAGGGCATGCCGCGCATTTTCCCTGGCGATCCGCCGGCCATCGTGGCGCACCCGTCCGTCGCGGAATTGCCGGAACCCGAACAAGCGTTTGCCATTGGTCGACTGCTCGTCCGAGCGGTCCTGGGCCCTGTTTGGCTTGACGAACTAACACCAGAAGCCATCGATGGATTGCTCGTGGGCTCTCTTCGGGCGCTTGATCCGACGTTTGGCGCGCGAGAGCTCGCGCCGGCGCGCGAACCTGCGGTGCAGGCATTCGCGGCGCAGGTGCACCGGGCAATGGGGCGCCGTCAACGCAAACTGCTCGAGGAAATCCTGCCGAATGCGACGGTGAATTACGACGTTCGCGCGCTGATCGCGGCCATCCGGCGCGGAGAAAATCGGCTGGGATATTTGCTTTCCGGTGATCTCATTGCAGCCATCGATCACTTGTGCCGTCTAGATCGAGACGTGGCGCGAGCAGCGGAAGACCCGCGGCTCGTCGTCATGCATCCGGTGACGGGTGATTTGCTACGTTATGCGCTCAGCGCGGCGTCACACACCGAACGCAAGCGCATTGGGACGGTGTGGACGTCGATATAG
- a CDS encoding sigma-70 family RNA polymerase sigma factor, which yields MAPKIQRGRLRLIESPARVPESDVAVPATASSPERVEPPASLRVPKGNRGALGDLPDAQLVTLGAEGNTQALEVLYRRHAAFAIHLATRIEGSPRDVEDIVHDAFLRAFERLRDLTDKAAFRGWLGSIVVHAVRSRMRRARLMNVLGLGRSSEPVDLDALASPEASPHVRAQLAQIYALLRTLSADDRIAWTLRYIEGHELEAVANLTRCSLATVKRRISRAQQFLDEHFVDPTTKEATVKSEVSS from the coding sequence ATGGCGCCCAAAATTCAGAGAGGACGCTTACGGCTCATCGAGTCTCCAGCGCGTGTTCCCGAAAGCGATGTGGCTGTCCCGGCGACTGCTTCGTCGCCGGAGCGAGTCGAGCCGCCCGCGTCATTACGTGTGCCGAAGGGCAATCGCGGCGCTCTCGGTGACCTGCCCGACGCACAGCTCGTGACACTTGGTGCGGAAGGCAACACACAGGCGCTCGAAGTGCTTTACCGGCGACACGCAGCATTTGCGATCCATCTTGCAACACGCATCGAAGGTTCACCGCGTGATGTCGAGGACATCGTGCACGACGCGTTCTTGCGAGCATTCGAGCGACTTCGTGACCTCACCGACAAGGCGGCGTTTCGAGGCTGGCTCGGGTCCATCGTCGTTCATGCGGTTCGTTCGCGCATGCGCCGCGCTCGGCTCATGAACGTGCTCGGTTTGGGGCGGTCGAGCGAGCCAGTTGATCTCGACGCACTCGCCAGCCCCGAAGCTTCTCCGCACGTACGCGCCCAACTCGCCCAGATTTACGCCCTCTTGCGTACGCTCTCGGCGGATGATCGCATCGCGTGGACACTTCGGTACATCGAAGGCCACGAGCTCGAGGCGGTCGCAAACTTGACTCGCTGCTCGCTGGCGACCGTCAAGCGTCGCATTTCTCGCGCACAGCAGTTTTTAGATGAACACTTTGTCGATCCAACCACCAAGGAGGC